One window of Mesorhizobium loti R88b genomic DNA carries:
- a CDS encoding MmgE/PrpD family protein produces MWLIDEHSSVVGAAMANSAAARALDIDEGHRGAEGHAGAGVIPAAWEWASTSETMAAIALGYKSPCVWQALGLRKQSIHMPLGAG; encoded by the coding sequence ATGTGGTTGATAGACGAACACTCTAGTGTCGTCGGCGCCGCGATGGCAAATAGCGCTGCAGCGAGAGCGCTGGATATCGACGAAGGTCACCGCGGCGCGGAGGGCCACGCCGGCGCAGGCGTTATTCCCGCCGCCTGGGAGTGGGCGTCGACCTCTGAGACAATGGCTGCAATCGCGCTCGGATACAAATCGCCCTGCGTGTGGCAAGCTCTCGGCCTGCGGAAACAATCGATACATATGCCACTGGGCGCTGGGTAG
- a CDS encoding amidase encodes MTDSRSIKTIVAALEGGNRSAVEIVRECIAAAERTNSSLRSFITVAADHALKQAGKSDARRRAGRVLGPLDGIPYAAKDMFETRGIRTTGGSRVLENNVPDTSAAAICMLDAAGAALIGKTNLHEFAYGATGENRWAGTVVNPHDETRLAGGSSSGSAAAVAAGIVPFALGTDTGGSVRVPAALCGIAGYKPSYGLISLDGVIPYCWSLDHAGVLATSVEDLELVVRHIAKLPPATQPSAALRVALVEGFEEKCEEPVQDAFLATKGHMRRLGAMFGAIELPDQSVARTVSLTIQLAETLTYHGPNRARARDRFGADMRGGMVLGQFLSAESYIQCKRMLGTYRRAFAQAMQMFDVLLTPACPIMAPQVGTVDVDIAGQTIPLGNALTLFTSFFNLVGAPALVLPVASPSGGLPVAVQIVGSPGSDSQLFGIALILENVCRACRS; translated from the coding sequence ATGACTGATTCAAGGTCAATCAAGACGATCGTCGCCGCACTCGAGGGCGGCAACCGGTCCGCGGTGGAGATTGTCAGAGAATGCATCGCTGCGGCCGAACGGACCAATTCCTCGTTGCGCAGCTTCATTACGGTGGCCGCTGACCACGCGCTAAAACAAGCAGGGAAGTCCGATGCACGCCGAAGGGCGGGCCGCGTCCTAGGCCCGCTTGACGGAATTCCTTACGCCGCGAAGGACATGTTCGAAACGCGCGGCATCCGAACCACCGGTGGCAGCAGGGTGCTAGAGAACAATGTGCCGGACACGTCGGCGGCAGCCATTTGCATGCTCGACGCGGCGGGGGCGGCCCTGATCGGGAAAACGAACCTCCACGAATTCGCCTATGGCGCGACCGGCGAGAACCGCTGGGCCGGAACGGTCGTCAACCCCCATGACGAGACAAGGCTCGCTGGCGGCTCGAGCAGCGGCTCCGCAGCGGCCGTGGCGGCCGGCATCGTGCCGTTCGCGCTCGGCACGGATACCGGCGGCTCGGTTCGCGTTCCGGCCGCGCTCTGCGGCATCGCCGGGTACAAACCGAGCTATGGCCTGATCAGTCTCGATGGCGTCATCCCCTATTGCTGGTCGTTGGACCATGCGGGCGTACTCGCGACATCAGTTGAGGACCTGGAGCTTGTCGTCAGGCACATCGCGAAGCTCCCGCCGGCGACGCAACCCAGTGCGGCGCTGAGGGTTGCGCTGGTCGAGGGCTTCGAGGAAAAATGCGAGGAGCCGGTGCAAGACGCGTTCCTCGCGACGAAGGGGCACATGCGACGTTTGGGGGCAATGTTTGGCGCGATCGAACTCCCAGACCAGTCCGTAGCCCGCACGGTCTCGCTGACAATTCAGCTCGCCGAGACACTTACCTATCACGGCCCCAATCGCGCCCGCGCCCGCGATCGATTCGGTGCTGACATGCGCGGCGGCATGGTGTTGGGGCAGTTCCTATCTGCAGAAAGCTACATCCAGTGTAAGCGCATGCTGGGAACTTACAGGCGAGCGTTTGCGCAGGCCATGCAGATGTTTGATGTCCTGCTGACGCCGGCGTGTCCGATCATGGCGCCGCAGGTCGGGACCGTCGACGTAGACATTGCGGGGCAGACTATTCCGCTTGGCAACGCGCTGACGCTGTTCACTTCTTTCTTCAATCTGGTAGGTGCGCCGGCACTAGTGTTGCCGGTCGCCTCGCCGAGCGGCGGCCTACCCGTCGCTGTGCAGATTGTTGGATCGCCCGGCTCCGATTCCCAGCTCTTCGGGATCGCCCTCATTCTCGAGAATGTATGCAGGGCGTGTAGATCCTGA